In Pseudomonas sp. GCEP-101, one DNA window encodes the following:
- the prmA gene encoding 50S ribosomal protein L11 methyltransferase, with translation MPWLQVRLAITPDQAETYEDALLEVGAVSVTFMDAEDQPIFEPDLGTTPLWSHTHLLALFEADTDETALVAHLSLLTGGELPQHEIERIEDQDWERSWMDNFKPMRFGRRLWIVPSWHDAPEPQAVNLLLDPGLAFGTGTHPTTALCLEWLDGQELAGQNVLDFGCGSGILAIAALLLGAEQAVGTDIDPQALEASRDNASRNGIDPAKFPVYLPADLPKAPADVLVANILAGPLVTLAEQLTGLVKPGGLLALSGILAEQAEEVRAAYASAFDLDPTAEREGWIRITGRRR, from the coding sequence ATGCCCTGGCTCCAAGTCCGACTCGCCATCACCCCGGATCAGGCGGAAACCTACGAAGATGCGCTGCTGGAAGTCGGCGCCGTCTCGGTGACCTTCATGGACGCCGAGGACCAGCCGATCTTCGAGCCGGACCTGGGCACCACCCCGCTGTGGAGCCACACCCACCTGCTGGCGCTGTTCGAGGCCGATACCGACGAGACGGCCCTGGTCGCCCACCTGTCCCTGCTCACCGGCGGCGAGTTGCCGCAGCACGAGATCGAGCGCATCGAGGACCAGGACTGGGAGCGCAGCTGGATGGACAACTTCAAGCCGATGCGCTTCGGCCGCCGCCTGTGGATCGTCCCCAGCTGGCACGACGCCCCGGAGCCGCAAGCGGTCAACCTGCTGCTCGACCCTGGCCTCGCCTTCGGCACCGGCACCCACCCGACCACCGCACTGTGCCTGGAATGGCTCGACGGCCAGGAACTGGCCGGCCAGAACGTCCTCGATTTCGGCTGTGGCTCGGGCATCCTCGCCATCGCCGCGCTGCTGCTGGGCGCCGAGCAGGCGGTGGGCACCGATATCGACCCGCAGGCGCTGGAAGCCTCGCGCGACAACGCCTCGCGCAACGGCATCGACCCGGCGAAATTCCCCGTCTACCTGCCCGCTGATCTGCCCAAAGCGCCAGCGGACGTCCTGGTGGCGAACATTCTGGCCGGTCCGCTGGTCACATTGGCAGAGCAGCTCACCGGCCTGGTGAAACCCGGTGGCCTGCTGGCCCTCTCGGGCATTCTCGCCGAGCAGGCCGAGGAAGTGCGCGCCGCCTATGCGAGCGCTTTCGACCTCGACCCGACCGCCGAGCGTGAAGGCTGGATCCGCATCACCGGCCGCCGCCGCTGA
- a CDS encoding DUF3426 domain-containing protein — translation MSDSFITQCPHCQTRFRVNATQLGAASGAVRCGTCLKVFNAPQNLVGEPPLAPASTPAPAAQPPAAAPAAKAPAPVPPPAFTPFTPEKPAAPSAPGTATLGWPLAPHAARHSSDVAEKPAVAEPRVEAQPTPPAAPAASVAASAVIAPAATVSSEPAKPVAAPAKKDETLWIHDDLDLDSLNLDEELAKLDEFELTQEFLSIDKAPRPSEALQSRQEEKRDPHDERWAEALLEEEQNGASRATRQEPSFGRLPVEEPDEPPASARLVADKEPEPDAHEPDDEPRIDPAPLRAETDDEPLPAFSARRDDDEPDAVDEPDDEPPLADARGDSRRAEPGLGTDGLHDLSDEPLQLDWQKPKRRWGRRLFWLLLVLLALGGLAGQYIAYHFEELARQDQYRPWFAQVCPELGCTLPSKVDVEQIRSSNLVVRSHPDFSGALVVDAIIYNRANFSQPFPLLEMRFADLNGQLIASRRFKPSEYLSGELAGQSEMPPQTPIHISLDILDPGPKAVNYSLSFHSPE, via the coding sequence ATGAGCGACAGCTTCATCACACAGTGCCCCCATTGCCAGACCCGTTTCCGCGTCAACGCGACGCAACTGGGTGCGGCCAGCGGTGCTGTGCGCTGCGGAACCTGCCTGAAGGTCTTCAACGCGCCGCAGAACCTGGTGGGCGAACCGCCCCTGGCGCCGGCATCGACGCCAGCACCGGCGGCGCAACCGCCGGCAGCAGCGCCCGCGGCGAAAGCCCCGGCGCCGGTCCCGCCGCCGGCCTTCACGCCCTTCACCCCGGAAAAGCCCGCAGCCCCCAGCGCTCCCGGCACCGCCACCCTCGGCTGGCCGCTGGCGCCCCATGCCGCGCGGCACTCCAGCGATGTGGCGGAAAAGCCCGCTGTGGCCGAGCCCAGGGTCGAAGCGCAACCCACGCCGCCGGCCGCCCCCGCGGCCAGCGTTGCGGCGAGCGCGGTGATCGCCCCGGCGGCCACCGTCAGCAGCGAGCCGGCCAAGCCTGTCGCCGCGCCGGCAAAAAAAGACGAGACGCTGTGGATCCACGACGATCTCGACCTGGACAGCCTCAACCTCGACGAGGAACTGGCCAAGCTCGATGAATTCGAGCTGACCCAGGAATTTCTCAGCATCGACAAGGCGCCGCGCCCCAGCGAGGCCCTGCAGAGCCGCCAGGAAGAGAAGCGCGACCCGCACGACGAGCGCTGGGCCGAAGCCCTGCTGGAAGAAGAGCAGAATGGCGCCAGCCGCGCGACCCGCCAGGAGCCCAGCTTCGGCCGGCTACCCGTCGAGGAGCCGGACGAGCCGCCCGCCAGCGCACGCCTGGTGGCCGACAAGGAGCCCGAGCCGGACGCGCACGAGCCCGATGACGAACCCCGCATCGACCCGGCGCCCCTGCGCGCCGAGACCGACGACGAACCGCTGCCCGCCTTCAGCGCCCGCCGCGATGACGACGAGCCCGACGCTGTCGACGAGCCGGACGACGAGCCGCCGCTGGCCGACGCGCGCGGCGACAGCCGCCGTGCCGAGCCGGGCCTGGGTACCGACGGCCTGCACGACCTGAGCGACGAACCCCTGCAACTGGACTGGCAGAAACCCAAGCGCCGCTGGGGCCGCCGCCTGTTCTGGCTGCTGCTGGTGCTGCTGGCCCTGGGCGGTCTCGCCGGCCAGTACATCGCCTATCACTTCGAGGAACTGGCCCGACAGGACCAGTACCGCCCCTGGTTCGCCCAGGTCTGCCCGGAGCTGGGTTGCACCCTGCCCTCCAAGGTCGACGTGGAACAGATCCGCAGCAGCAACCTGGTGGTGCGCAGCCACCCGGACTTCAGCGGCGCCCTGGTGGTGGACGCGATCATCTACAACCGCGCCAACTTCTCCCAGCCCTTCCCGCTGCTGGAGATGCGTTTCGCCGACCTCAACGGCCAGTTGATCGCCAGCCGCCGCTTCAAGCCCAGCGAGTACCTCTCCGGCGAACTGGCCGGGCAGAGCGAGATGCCGCCGCAGACGCCGATCCACATCTCCCTGGACATCCTCGACCCGGGCCCGAAGGCGGTGAACTACAGCCTGAGCTTCCACTCGCCGGAATGA
- the fis gene encoding DNA-binding transcriptional regulator Fis, producing the protein MTTMTETLVSGMTPVSDNANLKQHLTTPTQEGQTLRDSVEKALHNYFAHLEGQPVTDVYNMVLCEVEAPLLETVMNYVKGNQTKASELLGLNRGTLRKKLKQYDLL; encoded by the coding sequence ATGACAACGATGACCGAGACATTAGTGAGTGGAATGACACCCGTGAGCGACAACGCCAACCTTAAACAGCACCTGACCACTCCGACGCAGGAGGGTCAGACCCTCCGCGACAGCGTGGAAAAGGCACTGCACAACTATTTCGCCCATCTCGAAGGGCAGCCGGTCACGGACGTGTACAACATGGTGCTTTGCGAAGTCGAAGCGCCGCTGCTGGAAACCGTCATGAACTACGTGAAGGGTAACCAGACCAAAGCCTCCGAACTGCTGGGGCTGAACCGCGGGACCCTGCGCAAGAAACTCAAGCAGTACGATCTTCTCTGA
- the purD gene encoding phosphoribosylamine--glycine ligase, with amino-acid sequence MNVLIIGSGGREHALAWKVAQDSRVQKVFVAPGNAGTATEAKCENVAIDVLALEELADFAAKSVQLTIVGPEAPLVKGVVDLFRARGLDIFGPTAGAAQLEGSKAFTKDFLARHKIPTADYQNFTEVEPALAYLREKGAPIVIKADGLAAGKGVIVAMTLAEAEDAVRDMLAGNAFGDAGSRVVIEEFLDGEEASFIVMVDGQNVLPMATSQDHKRVGDGDSGPNTGGMGAYSPAPVVTPAVHQRVMDEVIYPTVRGMAEEGNVYTGFLYAGLMIDKSGAPKVIEFNCRFGDPETQPIMVRLESSLVLLVEAALAKALDKVEATWDPRPTVGVVIAAGGYPGDYAKGDVIEGLDDAAQLDGKVFHAGTALKDGQIVTAGGRVLCATAIGPTVSSAQQQAYRLAEKIRWNGSFYRTDIGYRAIARERGEG; translated from the coding sequence ATGAACGTACTCATCATCGGCAGCGGCGGTCGCGAGCACGCGCTGGCCTGGAAGGTCGCGCAGGATTCGCGCGTGCAGAAGGTCTTCGTCGCGCCGGGCAACGCCGGCACCGCCACCGAAGCCAAGTGCGAGAACGTCGCCATTGACGTACTGGCCCTGGAAGAGCTGGCCGATTTCGCCGCGAAGAGCGTGCAGCTGACCATCGTCGGCCCCGAGGCGCCGCTGGTCAAAGGCGTGGTCGACCTGTTCCGCGCCCGTGGCCTGGACATCTTCGGCCCCACCGCCGGCGCCGCGCAGCTGGAGGGCTCCAAGGCCTTCACCAAGGACTTCCTGGCGCGCCACAAGATCCCCACCGCGGATTACCAGAACTTCACCGAGGTCGAGCCGGCCCTGGCCTACCTGCGCGAGAAGGGTGCGCCCATCGTGATCAAGGCCGACGGCCTGGCCGCGGGCAAGGGCGTGATCGTCGCCATGACCCTGGCCGAAGCCGAGGACGCCGTGCGCGACATGCTCGCCGGCAACGCCTTCGGTGACGCGGGTTCCCGCGTGGTGATCGAGGAGTTTCTCGACGGCGAGGAAGCCAGCTTCATCGTCATGGTCGACGGCCAGAACGTGCTGCCCATGGCCACCAGCCAGGACCACAAGCGCGTCGGCGACGGCGACAGCGGCCCGAACACCGGCGGCATGGGCGCGTACTCCCCGGCGCCGGTGGTCACCCCGGCCGTGCACCAGCGCGTGATGGACGAAGTGATTTACCCGACCGTGCGCGGCATGGCCGAGGAAGGCAACGTCTACACCGGCTTCCTCTACGCCGGCCTGATGATCGACAAGAGCGGCGCGCCGAAGGTCATCGAGTTCAACTGCCGCTTCGGCGACCCGGAAACCCAGCCGATCATGGTCCGCCTGGAGTCGTCCCTGGTCCTGCTGGTCGAGGCCGCCCTGGCCAAGGCGCTGGACAAGGTCGAAGCCACCTGGGACCCGCGCCCCACCGTGGGCGTGGTGATCGCCGCTGGCGGCTACCCGGGCGACTACGCCAAGGGTGACGTCATTGAGGGCCTGGACGACGCCGCCCAGCTCGACGGCAAGGTGTTCCACGCCGGCACCGCGCTGAAGGACGGCCAGATCGTCACCGCCGGCGGCCGCGTGCTGTGCGCCACCGCCATCGGCCCGACCGTCTCCTCGGCGCAGCAACAGGCGTACCGCCTGGCCGAGAAGATTCGCTGGAACGGCAGCTTCTACCGCACGGACATCGGCTACCGCGCCATCGCCCGCGAGCGCGGCGAAGGCTGA
- the purH gene encoding bifunctional phosphoribosylaminoimidazolecarboxamide formyltransferase/IMP cyclohydrolase has translation MTDQTTRLPVRRALISVSDKTGVVDFARELAALGVEILSTGGTYKLLKDNAIAAVEVADYTGFPEMMDGRVKTLHPKIHGGILGRRDLDGAVMEQHGIKPIDLVAVNLYPFEATVAKPDCDLPTAIENIDIGGPTMVRSAAKNHKDVAIVVNASDYAGIVGALKAGGLTYAQRFDLALKAFEHTSAYDGMIANYLGTIDQARDTLSTEDRGAFPRTFNSQFIKAQEMRYGENPHQSAAFYVEAKKGEASVSTAIQLQGKELSFNNVADTDAALECVKSFVKPACVIVKHANPCGVAVVPENEGGIRKAYDLAYATDTESAFGGIIAFNRELDGDTAQAIVERQFVEVIIAPKVSEAARAVVAAKANVRLLECGEWPAERAPGWDFKRVNGGLLVQSRDIGMITADDLKIVTQRAPSEQEIHDLIFAWKVAKFVKSNAIVYAKNRQTVGVGAGQMSRVNSARIAAIKAEHAGLEVKGAVMASDAFFPFRDGIDNAAKAGITAVIQPGGSMRDNEVIAAADEAGIAMVFTGMRHFRH, from the coding sequence ATGACCGACCAAACCACCCGCCTGCCCGTCCGCCGTGCGCTGATCAGCGTTTCCGACAAGACCGGCGTCGTCGATTTCGCCCGTGAGCTGGCTGCCCTTGGCGTGGAGATCCTGTCCACCGGCGGCACCTACAAGCTGCTCAAGGACAACGCCATCGCCGCCGTGGAAGTGGCCGACTACACCGGCTTCCCGGAAATGATGGACGGCCGCGTGAAGACCCTGCACCCGAAGATCCACGGTGGCATCCTCGGCCGTCGCGACCTCGACGGCGCGGTGATGGAGCAGCACGGCATCAAGCCGATCGACCTGGTGGCGGTCAACCTGTACCCGTTCGAAGCGACCGTGGCCAAGCCCGACTGCGACCTGCCGACCGCCATCGAAAACATCGACATCGGCGGCCCGACCATGGTCCGCAGCGCGGCGAAGAACCACAAGGACGTCGCCATCGTGGTCAACGCCAGCGACTACGCCGGCATCGTCGGCGCGCTGAAGGCCGGCGGCCTGACCTACGCCCAGCGCTTCGACCTGGCCCTGAAAGCCTTCGAGCACACCTCGGCCTACGACGGCATGATCGCCAACTACCTGGGCACCATCGACCAGGCGCGCGACACCCTCTCCACCGAAGACCGCGGCGCCTTCCCGCGCACCTTCAACAGCCAGTTCATCAAGGCGCAGGAAATGCGCTACGGCGAGAACCCGCACCAGAGCGCGGCCTTCTATGTCGAGGCGAAGAAGGGCGAGGCCAGCGTCTCCACCGCCATCCAGCTGCAAGGCAAGGAACTGTCGTTCAACAACGTGGCCGACACCGACGCCGCGCTGGAGTGCGTGAAGAGCTTCGTCAAGCCGGCCTGCGTCATCGTCAAGCACGCCAACCCGTGCGGCGTGGCCGTGGTGCCGGAAAACGAAGGCGGCATCCGCAAGGCCTATGACCTGGCCTACGCCACCGACACCGAATCCGCCTTCGGCGGCATCATCGCCTTCAACCGCGAACTGGACGGCGACACCGCCCAGGCCATCGTCGAGCGCCAGTTTGTCGAAGTCATCATCGCCCCGAAAGTCTCCGAAGCCGCCCGCGCCGTGGTCGCTGCCAAGGCCAACGTGCGCCTGCTGGAGTGCGGCGAGTGGCCGGCCGAGCGTGCGCCGGGCTGGGACTTCAAGCGCGTCAACGGCGGACTGCTGGTGCAGAGCCGCGACATCGGCATGATCACCGCCGACGACCTGAAGATCGTCACCCAGCGCGCCCCGAGCGAACAGGAAATCCATGACCTGATCTTCGCCTGGAAAGTCGCCAAGTTCGTCAAGTCCAACGCCATCGTCTACGCCAAGAACCGCCAGACCGTCGGTGTCGGCGCCGGCCAGATGAGCCGCGTGAACTCCGCCCGCATCGCCGCCATCAAGGCCGAGCACGCCGGCCTGGAAGTCAAAGGCGCGGTCATGGCGTCCGACGCCTTCTTCCCGTTCCGCGACGGCATCGACAACGCTGCCAAGGCCGGTATCACCGCGGTGATCCAGCCGGGCGGCTCGATGCGCGACAACGAGGTGATTGCCGCAGCGGACGAAGCCGGCATTGCGATGGTGTTCACCGGTATGCGCCACTTCCGCCATTAA
- the dusB gene encoding tRNA dihydrouridine synthase DusB: MENQSVVRIGSYTLPNRLILAPMAGVTDRPFRQLCRRLGAGMVVSEMVTSDVRLWNSRKSRLRLQHDHEDQPRSVQIAGGDPQMLAEAARCNVELGAQIIDINMGCPAKKVCNKAAGSALMKDERLVADILEAVVAAVEVPVTLKIRTGWDRSNKNGVTVARIAEQSGIQALAVHGRTRADLYTGEAEYETIAAIKQAVSIPVFANGDIDSPRKARQVFEQTGVDALLIGRAAQGRPWIFREIDHYLSTGETLPAPSLHEVESILLEHLAALHAFYGEEMGVRIARKHVGWYLATLPGAAEFRTQFNRLQDTDAQSASVRQFFAERHNNGEGVAA, translated from the coding sequence ATGGAAAACCAGTCGGTGGTACGCATCGGCTCCTACACATTGCCCAACAGACTGATCCTGGCCCCGATGGCCGGCGTCACTGATCGTCCGTTCCGCCAGCTGTGCCGCCGCCTCGGCGCCGGCATGGTGGTCTCGGAAATGGTCACCAGCGACGTTCGCCTGTGGAACAGCCGCAAGTCGCGCCTGCGCCTGCAGCACGACCACGAGGACCAGCCGCGTTCGGTGCAGATCGCCGGCGGCGACCCGCAGATGCTCGCGGAGGCCGCGCGCTGCAATGTGGAGCTGGGCGCGCAGATCATCGACATCAACATGGGCTGCCCGGCAAAGAAGGTGTGCAACAAGGCCGCGGGTTCCGCGCTGATGAAAGATGAACGGCTGGTGGCCGACATCCTCGAGGCGGTGGTCGCGGCGGTAGAGGTTCCCGTCACCCTGAAGATTCGCACCGGTTGGGACCGGTCGAACAAGAACGGTGTGACGGTGGCGCGGATCGCCGAGCAGTCGGGCATCCAGGCGCTGGCGGTCCATGGCAGGACCCGTGCCGACCTCTACACCGGCGAGGCGGAGTACGAAACCATCGCGGCGATCAAGCAGGCGGTTTCGATTCCGGTCTTCGCCAACGGTGATATCGATTCGCCGCGCAAGGCACGGCAGGTGTTCGAGCAGACGGGCGTCGATGCCCTGCTGATCGGCCGCGCCGCCCAGGGCAGGCCCTGGATCTTCCGCGAGATCGATCATTACCTGAGCACCGGTGAGACCTTGCCGGCGCCGAGTCTGCACGAAGTGGAGAGCATCCTGCTCGAACACCTCGCTGCATTGCATGCGTTTTATGGGGAGGAAATGGGTGTGCGAATTGCCCGCAAGCATGTGGGCTGGTACCTCGCAACCCTACCGGGCGCGGCGGAGTTCCGCACCCAGTTCAATCGTTTGCAGGACACGGATGCACAAAGCGCCAGCGTCAGGCAGTTCTTCGCCGAGCGCCACAATAACGGAGAAGGGGTGGCCGCATGA